One segment of Triticum aestivum cultivar Chinese Spring chromosome 2A, IWGSC CS RefSeq v2.1, whole genome shotgun sequence DNA contains the following:
- the LOC123186899 gene encoding cyclin-dependent kinase 11A-like — MSLPCSDQSIRPRKMKNASLPPGVAVLRCWCGDLCKVKEVTDFSDWLGMKFFMCANYEEDPPIAISEYDKPPSPPPLCMYYRWIDTEMPAWAVTEIRERSRRAWNSFYAEERREKAEAEEKAEQERELKEYYAEQHRFFQDLGKKNREETRRMEEQERQRKEAREAERQRKKERARQAKAAEEAGDGKGKYPRWTQ; from the exons ATGAGTTTGCCTTGCTCGGATCAAAGCATTAGGCCGAGGAAAATGAAGAATGCAAGTTTGCCTCCGGGGGTGGCAGTCCTGCGGTGTTGGTGTGGCGatctttgcaaggtgaaggaggtTACGGATTTTTCAGATTGGTTGGGCATGAAGTTTTTCATGTGCGCCAATTATGAGGAAGATCCACCCATAGCTATTTCAGAGTACGATAAGCCTCCG TCTCCTCCGCCTCTGTGCATGTACTATCGTTGGATTGACACGGAGATGCCGGCTTGGGCAGTGACTGAGATTCGTGAAAGAAGTCGCCGTGCGTGGAATAGTTTCTATGCGGAAGAGCGACGCGAGAAggcggaagctgaggagaaagcagagcaagagagagagttAAAAGAATACTATGCGGAGCAACACCGGTTTTTTCAGGATTTAGGAAAGAAAAACAGGGAAGAGACTCGTCGCATGGAGGAGCAGGAGCGACAGCGAAAGGAGGCTCGTGAGGCGGAGaggcagagaaagaaagaaagggctcgtcaggccaaggcagcagaagaagctggcgatggaaaaggaaaatatccacgTTGGACTCAGTAG
- the LOC123186898 gene encoding neurofilament heavy polypeptide isoform X1: MDAASYSYTEHGFKTAMDALKNESEAAWEWLSKIPKHTWARHAMDMNCKTDLVVNNLSEVFNKWVLDVRAKPIRTMVDGIRTKLMVKFNANRTKAETVRWEICPTYAEKLEEAKKFARNCHALMAGPNLYQVTSGERTYAVNLQHRTCGCKKWDMTAVPCNHAVSAIHKAKLQPEDFVHDFFKKKMYLAAYSPIIYPVPGPDMWPRTDSMDIEAPVFKEHKGRAQTKRRKGQYEKPAPKDTSRMASITCSNCKKVGHRYTNCNVALNPSLAMRKNRHEPSSSSYELDAATPARRASSAAGAAATAPSPARRASSAAGAAATAPSPAQRASSSSATAPGPAKKRASSASATTPGPAKKRASSASATTPGPAKKRASSASATAPGPPKKRATSAAPPQRTAAGSSSSVAKGKTAVTRSSAAAKGERASFLPPRPTGVSQRIRKPTQKIRDYLTASGAPWE, from the exons ATGGATGCAGCTAGTTATTCATATACTGAACATGGTTTTAAAACTGCAATGGATGCATTAAAGAATGAGAGTGAGGCTGCTTGGGAATGGCTAAGCAAAATACCTAAACACACTTGGGCCAGACATGCAATGGATATGAACTGCAAAACAGACTTAGTTGTTAACAATCTAAGTGAGGTTTTCAACAAGTGGGTTCTAGATGTCAGGGCTAAACCAATTAGGACCATGGTGGATGGAATTAGGACAAAGTTAATGGTCAAGTTCAATGCAAATAGAACAAAGGCTGAGACTGTAAGATGGGAAATTTGTCCAACATATGCTGAGAAATTAGAGGAAGCAAAGAAGTTTGCAAGGAACTGTCATGCTTTGATGGCTGGGCCCAATCTTTACCAAGTCACTAGTGGGGAGAGAACTTATGCTGTGAACCTACAACATAGGACTTGTGGGTGCAAGAAGTGGGATATGACAGCAGTTCCTTGCAATCATGCTGTTTCTGCCATACACAAGGCTAAGCTTCAGCCAGAGGACTTTGTTCATGATTTCTTCAAAAAAAAGATGTACCTGGCAGCTTACAGTCCCATTATATATCCTGTACCTGGACCTGATATGTGGCCAAGGACAGACAGTATGGACATTGAGGCTCCAGTTTTCAAAGAACACAAGGGAAGGGCACAGAcaaagaggagaaagggccaataTGAGAAGCCAGCTCCCAAAGACACCTCAAGAATGGCCTCCATTACCTGCTCTAATTGCAAAAAGGTTGGCCATAGATACACCAACTGTAATGTTGCTTTGAATCCATCACTGGCAATGAGAAAGAATAGGCATGAG CCAAGCAGCAGCTCCTATGAACTTGATGCAGCCACACCAGCAAGGAGGGCCTCTtctgctgctggtgctgctgctacTGCACCATCACCAGCAAGGAGGGCCTCTtctgctgctggtgctgctgctacTGCACCATCACCAGCACagagggcatcttcttcttctgctaCAGCACCTGGACCAGCAAAGAAGAGGGCCTCTTCTGCTTCTGCAACAACACCTGGACCAGCAAAGAAGAGGGCCTCTTCTGCTTCTGCAACAACACCTGGACCAGCAAAGAAGAGGGCCTCTTCTGCTTCTGCAACAGCACCTGGACCACCAAAGAAGAGGGCCACTTCTGCTGCACCACCACAGAGGACAGCTGCTGGTAGTTCATCATCTGTTGCAAAGGGTAAAACAGCAGTAACTAGATCTTCAGCTGCTGCAAAGGGAGAAAGGGCATCTTTCTTGCCTCCAAGGCCAACTGGTGTTTCCCAAAGAATCAGGAAGCCCACCCAGAAAATTAGAGATTACTTGACTGCTTCAGGTGCTCCATGGGAATGA
- the LOC123186898 gene encoding serine/arginine repetitive matrix protein 1 isoform X2 produces MDAASYSYTEHGFKTAMDALKNESEAAWEWLSKIPKHTWARHAMDMNCKTDLVVNNLSEVFNKWVLDVRAKPIRTMVDGIRTKLMVKFNANRTKAETVRWEICPTYAEKLEEAKKFARNCHALMAGPNLYQVTSGERTYAVNLQHRTCGCKKWDMTAVPCNHAVSAIHKAKLQPEDFVHDFFKKKMYLAAYSPIIYPVPGPDMWPRTDSMDIEAPVFKEHKGRAQTKRRKGQYEKPAPKDTSRMASITCSNCKKPSSSSYELDAATPARRASSAAGAAATAPSPARRASSAAGAAATAPSPAQRASSSSATAPGPAKKRASSASATTPGPAKKRASSASATTPGPAKKRASSASATAPGPPKKRATSAAPPQRTAAGSSSSVAKGKTAVTRSSAAAKGERASFLPPRPTGVSQRIRKPTQKIRDYLTASGAPWE; encoded by the exons ATGGATGCAGCTAGTTATTCATATACTGAACATGGTTTTAAAACTGCAATGGATGCATTAAAGAATGAGAGTGAGGCTGCTTGGGAATGGCTAAGCAAAATACCTAAACACACTTGGGCCAGACATGCAATGGATATGAACTGCAAAACAGACTTAGTTGTTAACAATCTAAGTGAGGTTTTCAACAAGTGGGTTCTAGATGTCAGGGCTAAACCAATTAGGACCATGGTGGATGGAATTAGGACAAAGTTAATGGTCAAGTTCAATGCAAATAGAACAAAGGCTGAGACTGTAAGATGGGAAATTTGTCCAACATATGCTGAGAAATTAGAGGAAGCAAAGAAGTTTGCAAGGAACTGTCATGCTTTGATGGCTGGGCCCAATCTTTACCAAGTCACTAGTGGGGAGAGAACTTATGCTGTGAACCTACAACATAGGACTTGTGGGTGCAAGAAGTGGGATATGACAGCAGTTCCTTGCAATCATGCTGTTTCTGCCATACACAAGGCTAAGCTTCAGCCAGAGGACTTTGTTCATGATTTCTTCAAAAAAAAGATGTACCTGGCAGCTTACAGTCCCATTATATATCCTGTACCTGGACCTGATATGTGGCCAAGGACAGACAGTATGGACATTGAGGCTCCAGTTTTCAAAGAACACAAGGGAAGGGCACAGAcaaagaggagaaagggccaataTGAGAAGCCAGCTCCCAAAGACACCTCAAGAATGGCCTCCATTACCTGCTCTAATTGCAAAAAG CCAAGCAGCAGCTCCTATGAACTTGATGCAGCCACACCAGCAAGGAGGGCCTCTtctgctgctggtgctgctgctacTGCACCATCACCAGCAAGGAGGGCCTCTtctgctgctggtgctgctgctacTGCACCATCACCAGCACagagggcatcttcttcttctgctaCAGCACCTGGACCAGCAAAGAAGAGGGCCTCTTCTGCTTCTGCAACAACACCTGGACCAGCAAAGAAGAGGGCCTCTTCTGCTTCTGCAACAACACCTGGACCAGCAAAGAAGAGGGCCTCTTCTGCTTCTGCAACAGCACCTGGACCACCAAAGAAGAGGGCCACTTCTGCTGCACCACCACAGAGGACAGCTGCTGGTAGTTCATCATCTGTTGCAAAGGGTAAAACAGCAGTAACTAGATCTTCAGCTGCTGCAAAGGGAGAAAGGGCATCTTTCTTGCCTCCAAGGCCAACTGGTGTTTCCCAAAGAATCAGGAAGCCCACCCAGAAAATTAGAGATTACTTGACTGCTTCAGGTGCTCCATGGGAATGA
- the LOC123186840 gene encoding disease resistance protein RGA2-like: protein MELMLVKATLEQAGRKELGGPAMEMLLHKLRDSAQNAEDLLDELDYFRIHDELHGTHDAAGEHDKGCFHNLAFNARHTAKAFGKLVNCAKPRQRSHSDSSAPDTNQELSGCMPKIGKLLTCSSSPHPHVRDDDRGSDDDYHSDDDCGNVQETPKLEFNRVYFSQRMKDIVEKLQLMRNEVSKILIHCGPRTVPDIALSRPITKSRIDEPKLYGRDHVMNSIIHDITEGQYYDKGLTVLPVVGPGGMGKTTLIKHIYRNQQVQNHFSVMIWICVSLNFNLDKVLEQIKTCTPQVGMEKEGSTTEDLIEQRLKYKRFLLVLDDIWRISNGDDWKKLLSTLNQSEERGCMILVTTRFQAIAQKVKTTGQSIELNGLEYEEFRKLFLAFVFGDEECARDKHFLLETGDKIMEKLKGSPLAAKTVGRLLSKELSLRHWKRVLKSKEWEKQTDDNEIMPALKLSYDFLPFYLKQCFSYSALFPEDYRFRSHELINLWIGLDILIPGGQNQVVQDIGLSNLNELVIHGFFREEETSDGLHYVMHDLLHDLALKVASHDCLSLHFSDVGSVDIQPSTHHLSIRTENLGEYNVVSSQNIKSELEKLKTSLKVEHLQTLMLFGEMDKGFAKIFGDIWGEANALRVLYLPDMTYHVESMLHNFSGLVHLRFLCLGTNEWQMHLPLSILKFYHLRVLDLKSWHGSCDFPEDMSNLAKLCHYYTPRDADLHSDIYNVGKLKLLEELKVFQVNKKSEVFELKQLEHLTKLRELGIYNLEKVHTKDEAAQAKLIEKNYLRKLTLDWDSDRSTVEPGVEAMVLENLRPHGDLQMLCIRGHGDPSCPTWLGDELVVDALQSLSLYCVSWGVFPSLGKAWDLRQLRLEHIYKPKEFTIEKNFCMLIKLELIGLGSFEKWVYPAEQESSVSGDLLPPDAHMFPLLQVLIIRECPKLLGLPFLEHIVSPDWFPKLQELEVCDCPEFLPVIPISWMESLCFVKMKCIKMLKEFGYSKSSNGAELEIIGEGDLHSIDQVLVFDKETSLGKLKLERCPPLELKHLLMLTSLKTFIVRKSDGLVGPTVSNSPL, encoded by the coding sequence ATGGAACTGATGCTGGTGAAGGCCACGCTCGAACAAGCTGGACGCAAGGAGCTCGGCGGGCCGGCCATGGAGATGTTGTTGCACAAGCTGCGTGACTCGGCGCAAAATGCTGAAGACTTGTTAGATGAGCTCGACTACTTCCGCATCCACGATGAGCTCCACGGCACCCACGATGCTGCAGGCGAGCACGACAAGGGTTGCTTCCACAACCTTGCCTTCAATGCTCGCCACACCGCCAAAGCTTTTGGCAAACTGGTCAACTGTGCTAAGCCTCGGCAGAGGTCACACAGCGACTCCTCGGCCCCAGACACCAATCAGGAGCTTAGCGGATGCATGCCCAAGATCGGTAAACTCCTCACTTGCTCGTCTTCCCCGCATCCACATGTTCGTGATGATGATCGTGGCAGTGATGACGACTATCATAGTGATGATGATTGTGGCAATGTGCAAGAAACACCAAAGCTTGAGTTTAATAGGGTTTATTTCTCTCAAAGGATGAAGGACATTGTAGAGAAATTGCAACTTATGCGCAATGAGGTTAGCAAGATTCTGATACATTGTGGCCCTAGAACTGTCCCAGACATTGCCCTGAGCCGTCCTATCACCAAAAGTAGAATTGATGAGCCAAAACTGTATGGGAGGGACCATGTCATGAATAGCATCATACATGATATCACCGAGGGTCAATACTATGACAAGGGTCTAACTGTGCTGCCGGTTGTGGGTCCAGGGGGTATGGGCAAGACAACTCTTATAAAACACATATATCGCAACCAGCAAGTGCAGAATCATTTTTCAGTCATGATTTGGATATGTGTATCGCTCAATTTCAATCTAGATAAGGTGCTAGAACAGATTAAAACATGTACACCTCAAGTTGGAATGGAAAAGGAGGGTAGTACAACAGAAGATTTGATTGAACAAAGATTAAAATATAAAAGGTTCTTACTTGTATTGGATGATATATGGCGGATTAGTAATGGTGATGACTGGAAAAAATTATTGTCGACACTCAATCAATCAGAAGAAAGGGGGTGCATGATTCTAGTCACAACTCGGTTTCAAGCAATAGCACAAAAGGTTAAAACAACTGGCCAATCAATAGAACTGAATGGTTTAGAATATGAAGAGTTTAGGAAGTTATTTCTTGCATTTGTCTTTGGCGATGAAGAATGTGCAAGGGATAAACATTTCTTACTTGAGACAGGAGATAAGATAATGGAAAAGCTAAAGGGCTCCCCTCTTGCAGCAAAAACTGTTGGTAGATTACTGAGTAAAGAACTTAGTTTGCGTCATTGGAAAAGGGTCCTAAAAAGTAAGGAATGGGAGAAGCAAACTGATGACAATGAAATTATGCCTGCCTTGAAGCTTAGCTATGACTTTCTCCCTTTTTATTTGAAACAATGCTTTTCCTATTCTGCATTGTTTCCTGAAGATTATCGTTTCAGAAGCCACGAGCTCATCAACCTGTGGATCGGACTAGATATTTTGATACCCGGTGGCCAAAACCAAGTTGTTCAAGATATAGGTTTGAGTAATTTAAATGAGCTAGTTATCCATGGATTTTTCAGAGAAGAGGAAACCAGTGATGGTCTGCACTATGTTATGCATGACCTATTGCATGATTTGGCATTGAAGGTTGCATCGCATGATTGTCTTAGTTTACATTTCTCTGATGTTGGGTCAGTAGATATTCAGCCATCCACCCACCACTTGTCCATACGCACagagaacttgggtgaatataatgTAGTGTCTTCTCAAAACATTAAGAGTGAATTGGAAAAATTGAAGACATCATTGAAGGTTGAACATTTGCAAACATTGATGTTATTTGGAGAAATGGATAAAGGTTTTGCCAAGATATTTGGTGATATTTGGGGGGAAGCAAATGCTCTTCGTGTTCTTTATTTGCCTGACATGACATATCACGTGGAATCCATGTTACATAACTTTTCAGGACTTGTCCACCTACGATTCCTATGTCTAGGGACAAATGAGTGGCAGATGCATTTACCACTTAGCATCCTTAAATTTTATCACTTAAGGGTTCTAGATCTTAAGTCATGGCATGGCAGTTGTGATTTTCCTGAAGACATGAGCAACCTTGCAAAATTGTGCCATTATTATACCCCAAGAGATGCGGATCTTCATTCTGATATTTATAATGTGGGAAAACTTAAACTCTTGGAAGAGTTGAAGGTATTTCAGGTCAATAAAAAGAGTGAAGTATTTGAACTAAAGCAACTAGAGCATTTGACCAAGCTAAGGGAGCTTGGCATCTACAACCTGGAGAAAGTGCATACAAAAGACGAAGCAGCTCAAGCAAAACTGATAGAGAAAAACTACTTGAGGAAGTTAACATTGGACTGGGATAGTGATCGATCTACTGTTGAGCCTGGTGTGGAAGCAATGGTTCTTGAGAACCTTCGACCGCATGGAGATCTTCAAATGTTGTGCATTAGAGGGCATGGAGACCCTTCTTGCCCAACATGGCTAGGtgatgagctcgttgttgatgCTCTACAATCTCTTAGTCTTTATTGTGTTTCTTGGGGAGTTTTCCCTTCTTTAGGGAAGGCATGGGATCTTCGTCAACTAAGATTGGAGCATATTTACAAGCCGAAGGAGTTTACTATAGAGAAAAACTTTTGCATGCTAATAAAGCTTGAACTAATTGGCCTAGGAAGTTTTGAAAAATGGGTTTACCCGGCTGAACAAGAGTCTTCCGTTAGTGGAGACTTGTTGCCACCGGATGCTCATATGTTCCCTCTTTTGCAAGTTCTGATTATTCGGGAGTGCCCGAAACTATTGGGGTTGCCTTTCTTAGAACACATTGTTTCCCCAGATTGGTTccccaagctacaagagcttgAGGTATGTGACTGTCCCGAATTCTTGCCAGTGATTCCCATCTCCTGGATGGAAAGTCTTTGTTTTGTCAAGATGAAATGTATAAAGATGCTAAAGGAGTTTGGGTACTCAAAATCATCCAATGGAGCAGAATTGGAAATTATCGGAGAGGGTGATCTGCATAGCATCGACCAAGTGTTAGTTTTTGATAAAGAAACTAGTCTTGGGAAGCTGAAACTCGAGAGGTGCCCACCTCTGGAGTTGAAGCACCTCTTGATGCTAACCTCGCTAAAGACATTCATTGTAAGAAAATCAGATGGTTTGGTTGGACCCACTGtttcaaatagcccgctatag